Proteins encoded in a region of the Paramagnetospirillum magneticum AMB-1 genome:
- a CDS encoding CbiX/SirB N-terminal domain-containing protein: protein MTPQSSALVLVGHGSGNYPDAARPILALAESIRARGLFAEVTAVFMKQDPPLAAALSLVQSKTVYVVPVFAGRGYYTGTLIPREIGLTGQVTLRDDRRVIYTEPAGTHPRLPGLLACRADGVARSCGWAPGGTSLLLIAHGSARPGGAGETPRAIAAALAAMNHFAEVELVFLEQEPLARHWPDLIKGRQVVALPLLVAQGLHAGRDIPPLFSLSQGETGPVASHGRQVALATGLGAEPELEEIILDLVRGTA, encoded by the coding sequence GTGACCCCCCAATCCTCCGCCCTGGTGCTGGTGGGACATGGCTCGGGCAACTACCCCGATGCCGCCAGGCCCATCCTGGCCCTGGCGGAGTCCATCCGGGCCAGAGGGCTGTTCGCCGAGGTGACGGCGGTGTTCATGAAGCAGGACCCGCCGCTCGCGGCCGCCCTGTCCCTGGTCCAATCCAAGACCGTGTACGTGGTTCCGGTCTTCGCCGGGCGGGGCTATTACACCGGCACCCTGATCCCGCGCGAAATTGGACTGACCGGTCAGGTAACCCTGCGCGATGACCGCCGGGTGATCTACACCGAGCCGGCCGGCACCCATCCCCGCCTGCCCGGCCTGCTGGCCTGCCGTGCCGATGGCGTGGCGCGGTCCTGCGGCTGGGCGCCGGGCGGGACCAGCCTGCTGCTGATCGCCCATGGCTCGGCACGGCCGGGCGGCGCGGGCGAGACGCCCCGCGCCATCGCCGCGGCCTTGGCCGCCATGAATCACTTCGCCGAGGTGGAGCTGGTCTTCCTGGAGCAGGAGCCCCTCGCCCGCCACTGGCCCGATCTGATCAAGGGCCGGCAGGTGGTGGCCCTGCCGCTGCTGGTGGCGCAAGGCCTGCACGCCGGCCGCGACATCCCGCCGCTGTTCAGCCTCTCCCAGGGCGAGACCGGCCCGGTGGCAAGCCACGGCCGCCAAGTCGCCCTGGCCACCGGCCTGGGCGCCGAGCCGGAACTGGAGGAAATCATCCTCGATCTGGTCCGGGGCACGGCCTGA
- the ccoG gene encoding cytochrome c oxidase accessory protein CcoG, with the protein MSMLGKTPQPSPACSATPAYAASAKIHPRGVKGRYRSFKWWASVLLLAYWHLAPLIRWDRGPGAPSQAILADMAGRRGYFFFIEIWPQEVYFLTGLLFFAAIALFLMTSLVGRVWCGFLCWQTVYTDLFVAVERLVIGERNQRIAFDRAPLSAGKLAKKALVNVIWLAIAAACGIGFTLYFGDAFEMLRDIFTGQASTATYGAIAVVGGLCFLLAGYAREQVCIYMCPYARFQSAMFDEHSLIISYEAWRGEARGPAPANRDFTGRGHCVDCLACVQACPTGIDIRNGNQLACIGCGLCIDACNQVMDRFKLPHGLVSYDSSANLAARGEGRSGGLRLIRPRTLAYGAILALVASVMLFRLTTRPDVDVNVLHERAPLFVQMSDGSIRNGYVYKILNMKSEDRTFKLRLAGIEGATITVVGGEDSVAEAEMQVPRDSVGSFRLYVTIPADKVVSKSMPVSFQLTGPGRQVKTETLFAGPDR; encoded by the coding sequence ATGTCCATGCTCGGCAAGACGCCTCAGCCGTCCCCTGCCTGTTCCGCGACACCGGCCTACGCCGCCTCGGCCAAGATCCACCCCCGAGGCGTGAAGGGGCGTTACCGCAGCTTCAAGTGGTGGGCCAGCGTCCTGCTGCTGGCCTATTGGCATCTGGCGCCGCTGATCCGCTGGGATCGCGGCCCCGGGGCGCCCAGCCAGGCCATCCTGGCCGACATGGCGGGACGGCGCGGCTATTTCTTCTTCATCGAGATCTGGCCGCAGGAAGTCTACTTCCTGACCGGCCTGCTGTTCTTCGCCGCCATCGCCCTGTTCCTGATGACCTCGCTGGTGGGGCGCGTCTGGTGCGGGTTCCTGTGCTGGCAGACGGTCTATACCGATCTGTTCGTGGCGGTGGAGCGGCTGGTGATCGGCGAGCGCAACCAGCGCATCGCCTTCGACCGCGCCCCCCTGTCGGCGGGCAAGCTGGCGAAAAAGGCCCTGGTCAACGTCATCTGGCTGGCCATCGCGGCGGCCTGCGGCATCGGCTTCACGCTCTATTTCGGCGACGCCTTCGAGATGCTGCGCGACATCTTCACCGGTCAGGCCAGCACCGCGACCTATGGCGCCATCGCCGTGGTGGGGGGACTGTGCTTCCTGCTGGCCGGCTATGCCCGCGAGCAGGTGTGCATCTATATGTGCCCCTATGCCCGCTTCCAGTCGGCCATGTTCGACGAGCATTCGCTGATCATTTCCTACGAGGCCTGGCGGGGCGAGGCCCGCGGCCCGGCCCCGGCCAACCGCGACTTCACCGGACGCGGCCATTGCGTCGACTGCCTGGCCTGCGTCCAGGCCTGCCCCACCGGCATCGACATCCGCAACGGCAATCAGCTGGCGTGCATCGGCTGCGGTCTGTGCATCGACGCCTGCAATCAGGTGATGGACCGCTTCAAGCTGCCCCACGGCCTGGTGTCCTATGATTCCTCGGCCAATCTGGCGGCGCGCGGCGAGGGTCGCAGCGGCGGGCTGCGCCTGATCCGGCCGCGGACCCTGGCCTATGGCGCCATCCTGGCCCTGGTGGCCTCGGTCATGCTGTTCCGCCTGACCACGCGTCCCGACGTGGACGTCAACGTGCTGCACGAGCGAGCGCCGCTGTTCGTGCAGATGTCGGACGGCTCCATCCGCAACGGCTATGTCTACAAGATCCTCAACATGAAGTCCGAGGACCGGACCTTCAAGCTGCGCCTGGCCGGCATCGAGGGCGCCACCATCACGGTGGTGGGTGGCGAGGATTCCGTGGCCGAGGCCGAAATGCAGGTCCCCCGCGATTCCGTGGGCTCGTTCCGCCTCTACGTCACCATTCCCGCCGACAAGGTGGTGTCCAAGAGCATGCCGGTCAGCTTCCAGCTCACCGGACCCGGCCGCCAGGTCAAGACGGAAACCCTGTTCGCCGGACCCGACCGGTAA
- a CDS encoding Crp/Fnr family transcriptional regulator, with the protein MRDHEIEAAWRGLASCEQCSIRDLVLFADLKGEDFGVIHLPIEDIRLPAGAALYQPGQEAGHAFTVREGLFKLEQYLPDGSHRIVSLLGQGDVAGLEATVADAYEHAAVALSPAKVCRIPREVLTRLSPKLHRQLMKKWHDAVQRSHECTRELSTGSARQRVARLFRLLAPETSPDCRLFGREDLGALLGITPETASRVVAEFKRLGVVTEIAPNLFQRDLAALDGIAGEG; encoded by the coding sequence ATGCGTGACCACGAGATCGAGGCGGCCTGGCGCGGGCTGGCCTCGTGCGAGCAATGCTCTATCCGCGACCTGGTGCTGTTCGCCGACCTCAAGGGTGAGGATTTCGGCGTCATCCACCTGCCCATCGAGGATATCCGCCTGCCGGCCGGGGCCGCCCTCTACCAGCCGGGGCAGGAGGCTGGGCACGCCTTTACCGTGCGCGAGGGGCTGTTCAAGCTGGAACAGTATCTCCCCGACGGCAGCCACCGCATCGTCAGCCTGCTGGGCCAGGGCGACGTGGCCGGGCTGGAGGCCACGGTGGCCGATGCCTACGAGCACGCGGCGGTCGCCCTGTCGCCCGCCAAGGTCTGCCGCATCCCCCGCGAGGTGCTGACCCGCCTGTCGCCCAAGCTGCACCGCCAGCTAATGAAGAAGTGGCACGACGCCGTCCAGCGCTCCCACGAATGCACCCGCGAATTGTCCACCGGCAGCGCCCGGCAGCGGGTGGCCCGGCTGTTCCGGCTGCTGGCCCCCGAGACCTCCCCCGATTGCCGCCTGTTCGGGCGGGAGGACCTGGGGGCGCTGCTGGGCATCACGCCCGAAACCGCCAGCCGGGTGGTGGCGGAATTCAAGCGCCTGGGCGTGGTCACCGAGATCGCGCCGAACCTGTTCCAGCGCGATCTCGCCGCCCTCGACGGCATCGCCGGCGAGGGCTGA
- a CDS encoding ion transporter has protein sequence MRRTVYHMLGGDGHSDLLVKMVDAFLIALIVLNVAAVVLESIEHLSIAHGPVFHAFDLTSVAIFSLEYVLRLWTAVELDDPKFRHPVWGRLRWAVSPMAIVDLLAVLPFFLGIVVELDLRAIRVLRVLRVFKLGRYSMAMNVMAAVARQEARSIGSVLFVMMVILVLTSSLIYLFEHRAQPHVFSDIPTSMWWAVVTLTTLGYGDMVPVTPLGRMLGALTAILGVGMIALPAGVLASGFSEQMRIRREEYREAVEKALEDGSINRSERRLLDRTRRSLQLSEEEASLILRQSVETGHLCPHCAKPLRGPHSHPEED, from the coding sequence TTGCGGCGCACGGTCTACCACATGCTGGGCGGCGACGGCCATTCCGACCTGCTGGTCAAGATGGTGGACGCCTTCCTCATCGCCCTGATCGTCTTGAACGTGGCGGCGGTGGTGCTGGAATCCATCGAGCACCTGTCCATCGCCCATGGGCCGGTGTTTCACGCCTTCGACCTGACCTCGGTGGCCATCTTCAGCCTGGAATACGTGCTGCGCCTGTGGACGGCGGTGGAGCTGGACGATCCCAAGTTCCGCCATCCGGTCTGGGGGCGGCTGCGCTGGGCGGTGTCGCCCATGGCCATCGTCGACCTGCTGGCGGTGCTGCCGTTCTTCCTGGGCATCGTGGTCGAGCTGGACCTGCGGGCCATCCGCGTGCTGCGCGTGCTGCGGGTCTTCAAGCTGGGCCGCTATTCCATGGCCATGAACGTCATGGCGGCGGTGGCGCGCCAGGAAGCGCGTTCCATCGGCTCGGTGCTGTTCGTCATGATGGTGATCCTGGTGCTGACGTCGAGCCTGATCTACCTGTTCGAGCACCGGGCCCAGCCCCATGTGTTCAGCGATATTCCCACCTCCATGTGGTGGGCGGTGGTGACGCTGACCACCTTGGGCTATGGCGACATGGTGCCGGTCACGCCGCTGGGGCGGATGCTGGGCGCGCTGACCGCTATTCTGGGCGTGGGCATGATCGCCTTGCCGGCCGGTGTTCTGGCCTCGGGCTTTTCCGAGCAGATGCGCATCCGCCGCGAGGAATACCGCGAGGCGGTGGAAAAGGCGCTGGAGGACGGCTCCATCAACCGCTCGGAACGTCGCCTGCTGGACCGCACGCGGCGCAGCCTGCAGCTCTCCGAGGAAGAAGCGTCGCTGATCCTGCGCCAGTCGGTGGAAACGGGGCACCTTTGCCCCCATTGCGCCAAGCCGCTGCGCGGGCCGCATTCCCATCCGGAAGAGGATTGA
- a CDS encoding TauD/TfdA family dioxygenase: protein MIPSYFRLDDRDAYGRWRESRLARAPRDVGDLVVEVGDIAALSGAELAALRDRLGRCNMAVYAERPKPGRDDKAALKSLGARLGLATLDANALADDDGITPLAVHREGQRARYIPYTERPITWHTDGYYNPPERIVRALLLHCAGKAAEGGANRLMDHEMLYILLRDQDPELIRVLMQPDAMTIPGNDEEGLTRPATVGPVFSVNADGSLHMRYTARSRNVVWSEAAAPAAAAIRRLLDGPSPHIFEHVLEPGQGLVSNNPLHTREPFKDDPASPRLLYRARYHERIS, encoded by the coding sequence ATGATTCCAAGCTATTTTCGCCTGGATGATCGGGACGCATATGGGCGCTGGCGCGAGTCCAGGCTGGCCCGCGCCCCTCGGGACGTGGGTGACCTGGTCGTCGAAGTGGGCGACATCGCCGCGCTGAGTGGGGCCGAATTGGCGGCGCTGCGCGACCGGCTCGGCCGTTGCAACATGGCGGTCTACGCCGAGCGGCCCAAGCCGGGTCGCGACGACAAGGCGGCGCTGAAATCCCTGGGCGCCCGGCTGGGGCTGGCGACGCTGGATGCCAATGCCCTGGCCGACGACGATGGCATCACGCCCCTGGCCGTGCACCGCGAGGGCCAGCGCGCCCGCTATATCCCTTACACCGAGCGGCCCATCACCTGGCACACCGACGGCTATTACAATCCGCCGGAGCGCATTGTGCGCGCCCTGCTGCTCCATTGCGCCGGCAAGGCGGCCGAAGGCGGCGCCAACCGGCTGATGGACCACGAGATGCTCTATATTCTGCTGCGCGATCAGGACCCGGAGCTGATCCGGGTACTGATGCAGCCCGACGCCATGACCATTCCCGGCAATGACGAGGAAGGGCTGACCCGCCCGGCCACCGTGGGGCCGGTGTTCTCGGTCAATGCCGACGGAAGCCTGCACATGCGCTATACGGCGCGGTCGCGCAACGTGGTGTGGTCCGAGGCGGCCGCCCCGGCGGCGGCGGCCATCCGGCGCCTGCTGGACGGGCCGTCGCCCCACATCTTCGAGCATGTGTTGGAGCCCGGCCAGGGGCTGGTCTCCAACAATCCGTTGCACACCCGCGAACCCTTCAAGGACGATCCCGCCAGTCCACGCCTGCTGTATCGTGCCCGCTATCACGAGAGGATTTCATGA
- a CDS encoding DUF6967 family protein yields the protein MTTDDPQFAKEDVTHLATLAAPWSREISFSAVDHESGLRILRMRIKEGRARFTIVDLDEKTVAEMMAVMGEWGAK from the coding sequence ATGACCACCGACGATCCCCAATTCGCCAAGGAAGACGTGACTCACCTCGCCACCCTGGCGGCCCCCTGGAGTCGCGAGATCAGCTTTTCCGCCGTGGATCACGAAAGCGGCCTGAGAATCCTGCGGATGCGCATCAAGGAAGGCCGCGCCCGCTTCACCATCGTCGATCTCGATGAGAAGACGGTGGCTGAGATGATGGCGGTGATGGGGGAGTGGGGCGCGAAATAG
- a CDS encoding carboxymuconolactone decarboxylase family protein: MLKDWNELANGLSKMVGQVRGGVPEVMKGFSAMAKAATADGALDGKTKELIALALGIAARCDGCLAFHAKAVVDLGGTRDEVMETIAMSVYMGGGPSLMYGALALEAYDQFAAKKQAAE, from the coding sequence ATGCTCAAGGATTGGAACGAATTGGCCAACGGGCTGTCCAAGATGGTGGGACAGGTGCGCGGTGGGGTGCCCGAAGTGATGAAGGGCTTTTCCGCCATGGCCAAGGCGGCGACCGCCGATGGGGCGCTGGACGGCAAGACCAAGGAACTGATCGCCCTGGCGCTGGGCATCGCAGCGCGCTGCGACGGCTGTCTCGCCTTCCACGCCAAGGCGGTGGTGGATCTTGGCGGCACCCGCGACGAGGTGATGGAGACCATCGCCATGTCGGTCTACATGGGCGGCGGGCCGTCGCTGATGTACGGCGCCCTGGCGCTCGAGGCCTATGACCAGTTCGCGGCCAAGAAGCAGGCCGCCGAGTGA
- the cobA gene encoding uroporphyrinogen-III C-methyltransferase, with the protein MSKATSDTKAGRVFLIGAGPGDPDLLTVKALRLIQGAGLVVYDRLVSKEIMDLIPAAAERLYAGKALGNHHLVQDEINELLLRLAQSGRDVVRLKGGDPFVFGRGSEEALYLARHGIGFEVVPGISAAAGCSTYAGIPLTHRGLATGVRFVTGHLREDRSLDLDWAKLADPDITLAVYMGLQALPEIAGRLMAAGLPADTPAAAVESGTTPRQRRVVGTLDTLLGLTREAGLQAPTLLIIGKVVGLADELDWFGKP; encoded by the coding sequence ATGAGCAAGGCCACGTCTGATACCAAGGCAGGGCGGGTTTTTCTGATCGGGGCGGGGCCGGGCGACCCCGACCTGCTGACCGTCAAGGCACTGCGCCTGATCCAGGGCGCCGGCCTAGTGGTCTATGACCGACTGGTCAGTAAGGAAATCATGGACCTGATCCCGGCCGCCGCCGAGCGCCTCTATGCCGGCAAGGCGCTGGGTAACCACCATCTGGTCCAGGACGAGATCAACGAGCTGTTGCTGCGTCTGGCGCAATCGGGCCGCGATGTGGTGCGTCTCAAGGGTGGCGATCCCTTCGTCTTCGGACGCGGCAGCGAGGAAGCCCTGTATCTGGCCCGCCACGGCATCGGCTTCGAGGTGGTGCCGGGCATCAGCGCCGCCGCCGGCTGTTCCACCTATGCCGGCATTCCGCTGACCCATCGCGGGCTGGCCACCGGCGTGCGCTTCGTCACCGGCCATCTGCGCGAGGACCGCTCGCTCGACCTGGACTGGGCCAAGCTGGCCGACCCGGACATCACCCTGGCGGTCTATATGGGTCTGCAGGCCCTGCCCGAGATCGCCGGGCGGCTGATGGCCGCTGGCCTGCCCGCCGACACCCCTGCGGCGGCGGTGGAAAGCGGCACCACGCCGCGCCAGCGCCGGGTGGTGGGAACCCTGGACACCCTGCTGGGCCTGACCCGCGAGGCCGGATTGCAGGCCCCCACCCTGCTGATCATCGGCAAGGTGGTTGGGCTGGCCGACGAATTGGACTGGTTCGGCAAGCCGTGA
- a CDS encoding DUF6691 family protein — protein sequence MSRALVFLLIGVVFGAGLALSGMTDPAKVVGFLDFFGHWDPRLTATMGGAVAMAFLGQWLLRRRGRTLAGAEIPAPPPTRIDARLLIGSTVFGAGWGLAGLCPAPALAVSLHHPVALVFVAGFVAGLLGVARLAGGKA from the coding sequence ATGAGCCGCGCCCTTGTCTTCCTGCTGATCGGCGTGGTGTTCGGCGCCGGCCTGGCCCTGTCGGGGATGACCGATCCCGCCAAGGTGGTGGGCTTCCTCGATTTCTTCGGTCATTGGGACCCGCGCCTGACCGCCACCATGGGCGGCGCCGTCGCCATGGCGTTTCTGGGCCAGTGGCTGCTGCGCCGCCGCGGCCGGACCCTGGCGGGGGCCGAGATTCCCGCGCCGCCGCCCACGCGGATCGACGCCCGGCTGCTGATCGGTTCCACCGTTTTCGGGGCCGGCTGGGGACTGGCCGGGTTGTGTCCGGCGCCCGCTTTGGCGGTTTCCCTGCACCATCCGGTGGCGCTGGTCTTCGTGGCTGGCTTCGTCGCCGGATTGCTGGGTGTGGCCCGGCTGGCCGGGGGAAAGGCGTAG
- a CDS encoding YeeE/YedE family protein, translating into MVTLSPMDWGLALAGGLLIGLAAAGLMLTYGRVAGVSGLVRNALGGRLEAVAFVIGLPLGALLVQVVAGGGAAVAFASPGRLALAGLLVGVGAGLANGCTSGHSVCGIARLSPRSLVATVLFIAVGAVMVALVGVPNP; encoded by the coding sequence ATGGTGACGCTGTCGCCCATGGATTGGGGGCTTGCCCTGGCGGGCGGGCTGCTGATCGGGCTGGCGGCGGCCGGGCTGATGCTGACCTACGGCCGGGTGGCCGGGGTCAGCGGCCTGGTGCGCAATGCCCTGGGCGGCCGGCTGGAGGCCGTCGCCTTCGTGATCGGGCTGCCGCTGGGCGCCCTGCTGGTTCAGGTCGTGGCCGGGGGCGGCGCAGCCGTCGCCTTCGCCTCGCCGGGGCGCCTCGCCCTGGCCGGTCTGCTGGTGGGCGTGGGGGCCGGGCTGGCCAATGGCTGCACCAGCGGCCACTCGGTCTGCGGCATCGCTCGCCTGTCGCCCCGTTCTCTGGTGGCGACGGTCCTGTTCATTGCGGTGGGCGCCGTCATGGTCGCCCTGGTGGGAGTACCCAATCCATGA